One stretch of Gambusia affinis linkage group LG05, SWU_Gaff_1.0, whole genome shotgun sequence DNA includes these proteins:
- the LOC122831450 gene encoding speriolin-like protein: MSLEQAAAALLVKNDQLKWEIEHLRSIVNMLQENQMLTSRTYSSSDSTRTDLTGSKQSDRRHSSIDERQFMRDLHQNTSNRNFRTSSPVNFRSFLQSSVVKNAEEAQELQSQADVFPSALGNERLLGEIAYQLDRRILSYVFQAHPRLYGFILLNIPQRIIEVSTHPLTGHVDEAYQLYLSKRYTDLMESLGKLGYKLALHAPFCEFIVNSYGILKERPRKGSSKWAECNNRDFLIKIIENIAPRRLQKDMLLMLSCLCYLSTKDKKPLLAW, translated from the exons ATGAGTCTAGAACAAGCTGCTGCAGCCTTGCTGGTCAAAAACGATCAACTTAAGTGGGAGATTGAACACCTGAGATCTATAGTTAACATGCTCCAGGAAAACCAGATGCTCACATCCAGGACGTACAGCAGCAGCGATTCCACACGGACTGATTTGACAG GATCTAAGCAGTCAGACCGGCGGCACAGCAGCATTGATGAGCGACAGTTCATGAGAGACCTCCATCAGAACACATCCAACAGGAATTTCAGAACATCGTCTCCTGTCAACTTCAGATCGTTCCTCCAAAGTTCGGTGGTGAAAAATGCTGAAGAGGCACAAGAGCTTCAAAGCCAGGCTGATGTTTTTCCTTCTGCCTTAG gtaATGAAAGGCTGCTTGGTGAGATTGCCTATCAGCTGGATAGGAGGATCCTGTCCTATGTGTTCCAGGCTCATCCGAGGCTCTATGGTTTCATACTCCTCAACATACCTCAGAGGATTATCGAG GTGAGCACACATCCTCTGACAGGGCATGTAGACGAGGCGTATCAGCTCTATCTCTCAAAAAGGTACACAGACCTCATGGAGTCGCTCGGAAAGCTGGGCTACAAATTAGCTCTCCATGCTCCTTTTTGTGAGTTTATTGTCAATTCATACGGAATCCTAAAGGAGAGGCCGAGGAAAGGCAGCAGCAAATGGGCTGAGTGCAACAACCGAGATTTTCTGATAAAGATAATAGAGAATATTGCTCCACGAAGACTGCAGAAAGACATGCTGCTGATGCTCTCCTGCCTCTGCTACTTGTCAACAAAGGACAAGAAGCCCCTCCTTGCATGGTAA
- the LOC122831105 gene encoding SUN domain-containing protein 3-like, with translation MPRTSERLMRNGYYDMYGQPVISYKEMPNRRRRITGRPVNQPVNVEVPYRERFCSREDNITDQENQTIDTLIQDSYNHFVFLIFVVFACIWRIIFLYLCSSELSVTPTLTDMVTISGGEDEEYLSRLQSLEGKVEYLLPQADLWPNFALQSQGATILDKMTSKTYQKIKGSRCKLPPAGPGIVIQGGTDLNPGQCWAFAGFPGRLSIALSHKATVTHVSLGHIPKIASPTSSISSAPKEFYVYTEKVGSFRYVTLQVNSNWGHPDYTCLYNFRVHGELAK, from the exons atgCCAAGAACAAGTGAACGTTTGATGAGAAATGGGTACTATGACATGTATGGACAACCAGTTATTTCATACAAAGAGATGCCAAACAG AAGGAGGCGCATAACAGGCCGCCCTGTAAACCAGCCTGTAAATGTGGAGGTACCATATAGAGAGAGGTTTTGTAGTCGTGAGGACAATATAACTGACCAAGAAAACCAGACGATCGACACTCTGATACAGGATTCTTATAACCACTTTGTCTTTCTCATCTTCGTCGTCTTTG CTTGCATTTGGCGAATTATTTTCCTGTACTTGTGTTCTTCAGAGTTATCTGTCACACCAACTCTAACAGACATG GTTACAATCTCTGGAGGTGAGGATGAGGAATATCTCTCCAGGCTGCAGTCGTTAGAGGGAAAGGTTGAGTACCTTCTACCACAAGCAGATCTGTGGCCCAACTTTGCTCTGCAGTCTCAAG GAGCAACAATTTTAGACAAGATGACCTCAAAAACATATCAGAAAATTAAAGGATCTAGATGCAAGCTACCACCTGCAGGCCCAGGCATTGTTATTCAG GGAGGAACTGATCTGAATCCAGGACAATGCTGGGCCTTTGCAGGCTTCCCAGGACGTTTATCCATCGCACTGTCCCACAAAGCCACCGTCACTCATGTGTCGCTGGGTCATATTCCCAAGATTGCTTCCCCAACTTCCTCAATCTCTAGTGCTCCTAAAGAATTTTATGTCTAT ACGGAAAAAGTTGGTTCCTTCCGCTACGTGACTCTACAGGTGAACAGCAACTGGGGTCATCCGGACTACACCTGCCTCTATAACTTTAGAGTGCATGGTGAACTTGCTAAATGA